Genomic DNA from Epinephelus moara isolate mb chromosome 24, YSFRI_EMoa_1.0, whole genome shotgun sequence:
GTCGAAACTCCTCCTCGCTCATAGCACACAGATCCTTTCCTGTCAGGTCCTGGAAGGCCTTTCCTGCGTGGGGCAACCTGTACAGATGTTCAGTCCACAGCAGCCACTTCTGGACGTTCCCTGTGTTCCATTCTATGGGGTCTGTGAAAACAAATGGGAAAACCGGTGAGAAATCTCCCAGCTGTCACTGCAATAAATGACCTGGTTGGGGTTATTCGTCTAAGTCATATTGAGTCAAATTAAGTCAGTTAAATTCCCATTATTTTTCTGTGTATTATGTTCTGCTACATTTACACATAATACCTTCACTGAAACCACAAGGTAATCACACTTTTATGCTACTAAAATTCTAATCAGCAGAACAGATGCCTGGGGATTGGATAGCTTTATGACAGCCAGAAGCCGTACAATACATAATTCTTTCTCTGTTTGCTTGGAGAGACCTCGCCCTTAAGACTGTGTACACTGTCTACTGGCAGGAGAGAAACATCATGCACTGTCACAATCCAGGAGAACTCATGCAAAGGTCAGGATTAAACAGATCCTGGAGCAGGCAAACACGGCTGTGCGTCAGTCAGGATATGATTTAGTAGATCTGTCATCTTGTCTCGGCTGTCCACACAAATATGTGTTGATTTTGGGGGCAAGATCCAGTAGCTTAAGTTGAATCAATATCCCTTTACTTGTAAGTAACGGGCAACACTTTGGGATCTTTTattgtcatgaaaaatgtcctGTGTGCTTTAAAGATTTATTTCTCTGTCTGTTATACGTCTTATCGCTGCAGATGACAAACAGCACTAGCAGCTGTGGTGCAGGCGGCCTACCTGGAGTGATGTTGAGCAGTTTGCAGGCCGTTTCAATGTCCTTCAGCACTTCTCCCACCACCATGCTCTGCACCTGCTCCAGAGAccgctcctcctcctgcccctCCAGCCCAGGAGAGAGTCCCTGTTCCTGGCTGTCGATGACAGGGCATTGCTCCGGTTCCTCCTGGGGCCCCATGCGAGTCATAGGTACAGCCAGTGTTGGGGAGGCCTCTGAGACTTTCACCAGCCAGGTGGCTTCTTCAGTGAGGAGCATGTCGAAACAGGACAGGTAGAGGCCCGGCACGCCACGCTCCAGGGCCTCCACGTTTGGTTTGGTTTCCTCCAGGTCCCAGGGTTCTCCGGAGCCTCTGTTTCGCTCCAGGACGGCGAGGGAGTCCTCTGTCATCCCGATTCGGGATCCGTACACTGTGCCTTCTGATAAACTGCCCACTGGGTTTGACATAACTGGTACCTGGAGACAAGGGAGACACAAACTTTAGACTTCCACATGACTGTAGAAATCAGACAACAGTACATACAATAGCACACAGTAACAACATACAATGACAGACAACAGTACACACTCCTGTTCAATGAGGCCTATTGTTTGAGGTGGCTATGACTGCAGGGATCAGGCTTTTACAATGCAAGCCCTTCTGCACCTCAGTGCTCTGTACCTGCACCCGGAGGGCAGTGGGGTAAGGTGAAGAAAAGCCACATTAAACTCTGCATCTCTAACCTGTTCCTTGCACATGAACGGAGAGACTTGTAAAGTATCCTTTCAGCATTGCAAAATGTTTGTTAGAAAAGTGTCTTCATGTCTGATTTTTCtgaaaagtgtaaaatcagaAAGAATCAACAGATCTGCCtgcaatttcaaacacaagagaAGATGGTTTGAGAGAGTTGATACATAATTTAAATCAGCAGTCGACAAGAGTTCATAAACAACAATCCGTTCTGCAACATTCAAACAGTTCACTATCACTTAGATTAAAATAATTTCATGCCTCAAGCCAAAAAGAAAATACCTTCTTCAACAGTTCTTCTGCTGCGTTTCTCTGGCTGCTAAACCAGCAATTGTTTCTCTCTGGTAATAAACTCCATCAGAGCAGCTGCAGACGAGAGTCCCTTTTCGAAATGTGTTTTGAGCTGAACTGAGGTGAGACTGCGCCGGTCGGTGCTCTATAAGAACCTGGGGCCTAATGGAGATACTGGGGAAATGACCCTCAAGAgcgttaaaacacacacagcgctGACAGGCATGGGGCAAAATGGATTTGACTGAGTCTCTTATTTGTGGGTCAGTGGCCCAGAATGGCTCAAGTGTTGGGGGTAGCTGACTTGTATTGAGACCTGAAGCAGCGCCGCCGCCTTCCTCGGCTTTCAAGGTGCCGTCTCTGCAGCCCTCTGTCTCCACTGTCAGCTGGAGTTTTTAATCAAGTTAGATAATGTGGAGAAGGCGTCCTCCAAACCAcgtttaaactaaaaaaagacGACTGTTTTATGAAGAGTCGACTGATAGCTGTTTCTTCTTAAGAGGAAATTGCCATCATAATTGTTCATTTATGGACGTCAGCTGGAGCACAAGTGTTGTAATCTCAGGGTGAACTCGCATATGGCACCCATAATGTGTACCTGCCACAGCTGGTATATGGGAAGGCACACTGCTGTCACCCACCAGGTTATCAGTGGCTGTGGCTGATGCCACCGTAAAGGAAGTGTGCTCCCACAGAGCACATGTTCAAGGAGAGTCATGGCTTTATTTGTCAAGacacaaagaaattaaaagtcTCGTAAAAATTGCAAAATGATGGACTACACCCATACGCCCAAATCATCAGGGAAGGCAGTTTAAAATGAATCCAGGTGACAGTAAACTTTTCTCTGTAGAAAAGAAGAGGTTCTTTAGatgcaaaaataattaatttaatcaaTGTGCAAGGggttaaaaaagtaaaaacttgTGACAATAAAGTGAATGTTTCAATCAGAGATCCATCATTGGCATAACACAACCAAAATGCAATCCAATcgccaaacatttttttaacattgtatGTTTCAAAGCATAACTACGTTAAATTTGCATGTTCCTGTGTAGCAGATATATGGAAATTTTACGTTTCAACTGTGGTTAATTTGATTTTATAAACTACATCGCTATGTATGAAAAAATCTCAGCACACCTAAGCAACAGGTGCGTAGGAGGAAGGCGCACCCCAAAGTAtgcaaaaatcaaaaaaggctCCCGCACTGTCTCACTCTCTATTTTCTTTCAAGTCTTGAAATGCCTGATGAAGGTCGATCAGACCGAAACGTTGcctaaataaaaagaaaatagagagcgagacagtgtgcgggagccttttttgatttttgtaaactatgtcactgtagaaacactgatgtgattaatatgaaaagtgcaaatgtaacatatttgtggtttgcagagacgtaTGATgccaacttcttcttcttttattgtCAGTTGTTTACGGATTTCGACTGCACACGCCTTACACTACTTCTTGAAAAGCCTGGTTTCAAGAGTGCAAACCTTTTCATAGAGCTGATCTCAAAACTTTCAAGATTCTATTACTTTTCTCATAGATACATTTAACAAACTTTTTCAAAGTCAAATAGAGTTATCTTCCCCGACCCTAAAAAAGATTACCCTCTCAGACTTTGGTCCTCAACCCCCCACTGTAAAACCTCCCCCCAAGTCTTCCTTTTATCTTCAAATTTCTCGTAAACTATAACCCACACTCCTTTTCTCTCCATCAGGAGTCAGATTAAAAGCCACTGGTATCCCGGCCTGGGCTGCTTCGTGTCAACTCTGCTCTGCAACAGCTTGCGCTAAGCCCATTAGCAAAGCAAATTTAGCCATATTACCTTCTTCCAAAAGGAAGAGGGGGcacaagaaaaagacacaaacacacactcctgtgGAGAGGGATTAAGACCCTGACTGATCTCTAAATGAGTTTGGTCAAGACGCTGATATTCATTTCAGGAGCATTAGAGGCTGCTCCATTTACTCAGCAAAGTCAGCCTTTGACACCAACAGAGAGGGACTCTCTGCATGCAGGCGTCCACCCTGGGAACCATATTCCTTCCACATGCTTGGTCTCATTTAGCGTAAAGAGGGTGATTAGTTTAGGTGAGGTTGGTAACATCACCTAGGGTTTTATATGATCGGATATgattgcaaaaagaaaaaactgacgCAAGAGTGATCTTGTTAGATTtttcagtggggaaaaaaagagagaaaaagaagtcACATAAGGACTTTGATGAACATAATAGTGGCCATTTTGACAAATCAAGGATCAACTGGGATCCACATATTGTCCATTTAAATCAGTTAGTCTCCAGGAGCTGTTCACATTTAATCTACAGCCTCCTTTACGTGGGAATTGACAGGAAAAATGCACTTAAATTAAGTTAAAGTGATTATGCTCCCAAAATTTCCTCACTTACAACCCTCTCTTGAAAGGAAAGTGGTTAAACGTTGCAGACCAATGGAACCAATCTAGCTTGAAATTAACCTGTTGGCTCATTTATCATTGTTGCTGAAACAGTTTTGTGACATTAGTCGGCTGAAGTGTTTAGATTTAAGTTAATGAGTAGTGATTCAAACAAGGAAAAGTCGacggaaaaaagaaaaggttgtGAAACATTTGAGATCATCTATGTAATAGTGAACGAAATGTTCATCTGCTTGGCTcacccctaaaaaaaaaaaaaaaggtctgtgtTGTTTGAGTGTGGAGTTAAAGGAGTGTGTACAGCCAGGCGTGACTGTTTGCCATGTGAGCATTAAAgggagacttttttttcccccttgttATTGTTTCTCATGGGAAACTTGGACCAACGAAGGAAGTCATTGTTCTGAGAACAAGGAAAAAGATCTTTCCAATATAGTACTGCGTGTAAGAAAGTGTGCAGGCTGGAGGAAGTGATTTGGATCTGTGGATTACTGCCTGAGTCCCCTTTTTATGGCAACAGTGACAAGTGCAGGTGCTCCGTTCACTTTATAGATTAGTTTAAGGTGTCCCATTCGCCTATTTCTAGATGGACAATTTAAAGtctgtttcttattttatgATGTGCAAATaaaggcagatttttttttattactatttacaatattttgtgttttttatactCTTCATTTTTTCTATCTCTAGGTGGGTTGCATTAACTGCCGATGGGGGAAGTGATTAATTTCTTCTGTTAGTCAGGTGCACTTGGCATTTGGCCAGTATCCTAGGAAACACTACACCACTGCAAATGCTTTGCTGTTGGTCCAAATTAATTTCGACAGAAGGCTGCATTTACAGTTGGTGATGCAGATGATAAACTTCATATGACTGAGAATGGACCTGCAGATTTGAATGCGTAGCACGGACAGATGGAGAAATAAACCTGTTTTTGCAGAGATAGTGAAGATACAGAGAGTCTCGCTGCGAGGCCTAAGGCATGAGCTCGTGCAGCTGGATTTAATGTCAGAGGATCCTAAAGAGCAGGTTTTCTTTAGTAGCAGTTGTAAAAGTTACACAAAAAATGCTGCCATTTAAAACTTTGTTATTGCCAACAGCAATGTGACGGTGTAGATGGATGGGACAGACAATGTTCACTGCTTCATGTCAGGCCTTATGAGCTTGTAGTGCACATtattgtttgtacattttcaatTTGGGCATAAAAAACCTTTGAGGAGATGAAAAAAATATCGGAGAAAAAAATTGTATTAGGAGAAAAAGTCAGTGAataaaaaaccccaaaatgtTACAATGGAAACACACCACAGACTTAAACATCCAGAGATTAAAAATACAGGTCTAGAGACTTAACGTTTTTCAAATTAATGcacaaaacaaatttaaatgtcGTATTTCCATCACAGTTTCCATATCATTTTTGTTTGAGGTACCAATAGCGCTTGTCTAATAGTGGTGTAGggatgatgggttttttttttgtaggccgACCTGCAAGTTaacatcgccctggttccctctgACAAAAAGCCAAcgggatttttccattgaattttggattactgcaggaAATGCAGAAAAAGCTCTGTGGccaacaaaagtttatgatacttacaagttttgttcagcaaCATTATCTCCACAGGTGAACACCACTTAAAGGATTTTTTaggcctaaatgcaatcaccataaataaaaagctaatgtcagactataaacaaactacacaacATGACAAAACATCCCTTCCACagcaaggctgtaaagccgcTTTCaagacacgtaaaagcttcaaaatttacGAGTGGAATATTTACTGATGAACAAATGCACACCACTTTTATCAattttgaagcttaaatgctatggccagaagtaaaaagctaacgtgaGGCTCTGACCGCCACAATGAGGCTGTATAGCCGTGTTGGGCGTGATGATGCTCTGTAGTCTCAATTATTCACTTGCTAGCAACTGTCTTTTTAAGACACGTAAAACCTTCAAGATTCACAAGTGGGTAATTTAATGGATTTTACgttgtagaacaaaataaaaatcttgtTTAAAGCTTTTGTTTTACCACAGACCTTATAACCAAGAGCCCATTCAAAAATCCCACTAACAtcgagacgagggaaccaggagtgctaaaatgcgtTTCAGGTCTCATTCCTGTACCACCCTATCAAAGCATCACATTGTTCCCTCTTCTTCTGCAGAATTAGCGCCCCCAACTGTTTATCGCAATGTGCTAAACCACTATTTGTATAACACCAGTACAACAAACAGGCATTAATTCGCATTTGTCGTTTGCAGATTTTTTGAAAGTTGTTTAAAATTTGCAAGAAACTGCAgagccactgcagcaaggactgaacctttgtacatggggcacctattctaaccactaagccaccaacaccccacctttttcattgtcaactatttccattgttttaaatgtgaacaACCATGTGCAACACTATAAGTGATTTACAGGAGAGACTGTACGAAACTATGCGTCGTTAGAATGATCATGGGCTAAGATGGTATAGCAATCTTTATCTCATGATGATGAGAGGGTATTCTAaggttggggtttttttggaaggaagggtcttttatgtttttcttacCTTATGTCTATATCTATCTTCAGTCTTCCCTTGagatttataaattaaaaacaaaaacaaaaacatgagtgTGAATGTGCACCCTGGATCATAAAGGTGTGTTCTGCCCTATTCAGAGGACAACAGTCACTactgttgtattgtttttagaTGTTAGGGAGGAGGGTGTACCAGGTTTTCTTTGCCATAAGTCAGGGGAGGGTCCATAAAAATATCTATCGctaatgcttttttaaaaagtaaagtgtatTCATCATACAAGACAGAGTCATGATGTAGTCACAATGAGCCTGACATGACAGATCTGAATCAGAGGGTAAAAACTCACCTTCAGAAATAAAAGAGCAGTTCTGTTATATCCGTTTGTAATTTACTGTTATTATAGTCTTGTCTCGGGGGAGCAACCGTTGTATTTAATTTCCTCCTTTTATTAAATTCATAAATAAATCCTCAGCTTATCGTTGTGGTTTTGGGCACCAAACCACCAACAATGCCCCAAGACACCTTTTATCTAACCACATTCAGTCTTTTATCTTCCTGTGTGAAAGCTAATTATacagaaacaagaaaaacaggTAAGCATGACAAAGAACAGGAATGATTAGGCAAATTAATACAATAACAGCTTTTCTGTCCTTATCAGGTgacttgtgttgtttttaatctgGTGTTGTGAAGTCTGTTTTACACATTGTGGGCAGTTAAGTTTCTAACTTTGTGAAATTTAATACTAACCAAAGCTCTGGGTATAAGTTAAATGACTTATATTACTCATAACTGAGTGTCAAAGCTTTAAGTCTGTTGAAGCTGACTGCCTAAAATCCCCTAGATATTGTTAATCCTGCGCCAGGTAAGTCGCACAGAAGatgacatttattttctctAAGAGATGAGATGATATCAACATCAGTGACAGACAgtaacttaaaaaaacagacaataagatttttgtttttccagtgtCACAAAATACTCCTCTGAAAATTAAAAGTAATGGTTTGAACAAGTAAATAAAACCTGCATTTTTTTTGGACACACATCACATATTTAAGACATTGTGTAAGGCAGCGTCTTCTTACCGAGACAAAGATGCTCTGATGGCCAGAGGCAAAGACTTCACTGGATGATAAAAGATGCAGCGCAGCTCTGGTTCTGTTGAAGGATGAAGGACGGCCTTTTGTCCCTGACGCAGACCAACGCTCAGCTCAGACGGAACGTGCGGGCAACGGGCACCCTTCACTCTGTTTCCCCCCTGATGAGTGTCACAGAGCCCCCAAACCCAGAGGCCTCAGACCCTCCCAGGCTCTTTGGTGGAATTACACTTAACCTGAAAGTCACAGCCTGGAGCACAACTGCAAACTACACTTGAAGTAAAAGCACCTGCTGGGGGTGTGTACAAACTGCGAAGAAGCGAGGGCAAGTGACTCTGCGAGTGAGTGCAAAGGAATTCCAGCTCCATTGACTGCAATTTATATTTATAGGGCAGTCGtgtttactttgtgtgtgtgtgtgtgtgtgtgtgtgtgtgtgtgtgtgtctgtgaaatgCCATGTGTCTTGCAGATTAGACTCAGACCTCTTCAAACACTACTAGTTGACCTCAGTACTTAGGTGACAGACAATTAAAAGTGATAAGAGATAAAAGAGTAtactttgaaaaagaaaaaaactttttaagaAAGTAAAAAGCTTTTACAGTTCCTGGAAAATTCACCTTAAACGTGTATTATGCTCCAAGGCATTCCCAAAGTAAACTAGAAGctgttcttgtttcattttaatgacatgtacatgcatggtcTCAATTGAAAGGTCACCCTCTGAAGTTTTTCCCCACACGTCAGAATTACTGTAAGTGCATCTTTAATTGAGTTATATGCATTTTAACACActgagttttttgtttttttttaatctttgcctTCTTGAAAACAGGTGCTGCAGATGACTAGAACAGCGAGGTATTAGCTGGGAGACATAATGGGATCATAGCATAGAGCCTTGCCTAGTCCAAATTCAAAGTATAGATaatatttcagaaaataaacattttacacgTTTTTCTAAGGCTTTGTTCAAACGCTTTTCAAAAAATAAGGATAAAACAATGTACTGCATGTGTGATTATGAGTGAAAAACTAATCAACACAGACAGAACTGTTTTTTAGGAgcttactgtacttaaaaatactTCAAGAAAATCtacattgataaaaaaaaaagactgcagaGTACAATAATcatttacattatatttttggttgaacaaacattttattgctATAATTAAAACTTTACCctcaaaataactaaaataaaattgacaatctctgtccagttgcattttttccccatatCAAATGTGCACGATAAAATAATTGtcacggtataccttgaaaGCGGTATACTGCGCAACCCTATACAGGACACATAAGCAATTGGGCCAGTCACTGGCTACTGATTGGCTCTGAGACCAGGAAGTGTGAGGGATGCACGTTCCCTTAGCACAGGCCCTCACAGGCTATCAAGGCCATAGCAACAGCATTGGAAGCTACTATTAGCTAAAGTAAGGTGTCAATGAAAAGGCCAGGAGTTCGCTTCCATTTTGACGAGCAGTCGgcatgtttacatgcaaacagaaGAAATTATGGACAATAGGTGAAGAAATATGAATGTTTGAAACGATGCAACCACAGTTTGTGGATGTCtatggatgtaataatgtgttaAGATTAAATATCTTATGGCTTCAGATCATCTAGACCTGTGGTAGCGTTTACATAATATTGATCTGTGGATTACAATACTGCTTCATAGGTGAGTTATAACTGTTTGTTTGATGTTACTGACAGAAGCATCTATTGAACCTGCCGTGGTAGTTGTATCTTAAAATTATCCATATCAGTCAAACTGCAAGGAGCATAGCTTTTGAACGATAGGTTATGTAAGTAAACCATTTAAATACAGCAGCTGTTTACATGTCATAAATCATCAAATAAAACCTTACCAGGGCCCACGGACGGGCCGTCAGATTTTTAATaccaagtactgtacttaattCCAAATTTAAGGTACTGTACTTTAATTCAacaacatttcagagggaaatattgtactttttgaGAGATAATACTCGAGGaaagtcaaaaacacaaatacaaatttgtGAAACAGAACTTTTATTCCTTCCCATTAATCATCTCAATACCACTCAGACTTATATGGCGGCCCTCTGGAAGGGCGCAACCCCTAGGTTGGAAACCACATTAATGCGTCAgtattaaaaatctaataatgtCATACATAATCATTATTGGCAAGTTTATCTCTGAAATTTACAAGTTacccttttaaaaatgtaataagtgATGTACTATTTCAATCACATGTAATATCATTCACGGGAGCTGTTTTTCTACAGAACgagtattttactttttactgtaAGAACACTTTGCTGACAATGCTTTGCACTGTTACTGAAGTAGGATGACTCATGTTTTCTCTGCTGGAAGGACACCCTAGAGCAGTGTTTCTCAAGTAGCGTGCCGTGATGCCATCCAGGTGTGCCGTgagattttgtgataaccacacattattgtTGCAATATTCAATCGTGCCTATACAAA
This window encodes:
- the LOC126386210 gene encoding SAM pointed domain-containing Ets transcription factor; translation: MSNPVGSLSEGTVYGSRIGMTEDSLAVLERNRGSGEPWDLEETKPNVEALERGVPGLYLSCFDMLLTEEATWLVKVSEASPTLAVPMTRMGPQEEPEQCPVIDSQEQGLSPGLEGQEEERSLEQVQSMVVGEVLKDIETACKLLNITPDPIEWNTGNVQKWLLWTEHLYRLPHAGKAFQDLTGKDLCAMSEEEFRQRSPQCGDTLHAHLDIWKSAAWMKERCSVGDTKTTGGEDLWSEADSSCSGQPIHLWQFLRELLLKPHNYGRCIRWLNKEKGIFKIEDSAHVARLWGLRKNRPAMNYDKLSRSIRQYYKKGIIRKPDVSQRLVYQFVHPV